One Salmo salar chromosome ssa01, Ssal_v3.1, whole genome shotgun sequence DNA window includes the following coding sequences:
- the LOC106607536 gene encoding pleckstrin homology domain-containing family A member 1 isoform X7, which produces MRKFFLQANDQQDLVEWVNALNKATKITVPKSCNAQQNVENQKALLDILRPKKQVSYRTDIIGGVPIITQTQQEGGEGQEGSERELLRRSYSQLPYFLGKPTQDRAVIKSGYCVKQGAVMRNWKRRYFLLEDNTMSYFKSDLEKEPLRMIPLKEVHKVQECKQSDIMMRDNLFEVVTTSRTFYIQADSPEEMHSWIKAVSGAIVAQRGPGRSAATMRQARRLSNPCIQRYTARIGECSTYVSSCTPKCLLYTQEHCGRSSPSTFYRSQPGPPVHRSPISAVPPYPGCPSVAGGARSEPCVGQRALHEPPAATQPRPTVPAGDTPVQVTADTALESPWRRRSSFEPYPPEPPLDLDADDLPVSEV; this is translated from the exons ATGAGGAAATTCTTCCTCCAGGCCAATGATCAGCAGGACCTGGTGGAATGGGTGAATGCTCTCAATAAGGCCACCAAAATCACT GTGCCAAAGTCATGTAATGCCCAACAGAATGTGGAGAACCAGAAAGCTCTTCTGGACATCCTGCGACCCAAGAAGCAGGTCTCCTACAGGACTGACATCATTGGGGGAGTTCCCATCATCACCCAGACGCAG CAGGAAGGGGGCGAGGGCCAGGAGGGTTCGGAGCGTGAGTTGCTGCGGAGGTCGTACAGCCAGCTGCCATACTTTCTGGGCAAGCCGACCCAGGACCGGGCGGTCATCAAGTCTGGCTACTGTGTGAAGCAGGGAGCTGTG ATGAGAAATTGGAAAAGGAGATATTTCTTACTGGAGGATAACACCATGAGTTACTTCAAATCAGATCTG GAGAAGGAGCCTCTGAGAATGATTCCATTGAAGGAGGTCCACAAAGTTCAGGAGTGCAAACAGAG TGACATCATGATGAGGGATAATCTCTTTGAGGTTGTCACCACTTCTAGGACTTTTTACATCCAG GCTGACAGTCCAGAGGAGATGCACAGCTGGATCAAGGCTGTGTCTGGGGCCATCGTAGCCCAGCGGGGACCTGGGAGATCTGCAGCCACA ATGCGGCAGGCCAGACGGCTGTCAAACCCCTGTATACAGAGGTATACGGCCCGAATCGGGGAGTGCAGCACGTATGTCAGCTCCTGTACCCCAAAGTGCCTTCTATATACT cAGGAGCACTGTGGCCGTTCCTCCCCTTCCACATTCTACCGCAGCCAACCGGGGCCCCCCGTCCATCGCTCGCCCATATCTGCAGTGCCACCCTACCCAGGTTGCCCTTCTGTCGCGGGCGGTGCACGCTCGGAGCCTTGCGTGGGACAGCGAGCACTTCATGAGCCTCCTGCCGCGACCCAACCACGCCCGACTGTCCCTGCAGGAGACACGCCTGTCCAAGTGACCGCCGACACTGCCCTCGAGTCGCCATGGAGACGGCGCAGCAGCTTCGAGCCCTACCCACCTGAACCCCCCCTTGACCTGGACGCTGACGACCTGCCGGTCAGCGAAGTCTGA